In Populus nigra chromosome 1, ddPopNigr1.1, whole genome shotgun sequence, one genomic interval encodes:
- the LOC133677479 gene encoding cytochrome c oxidase subunit 5b-1, mitochondrial-like — MWRRLASSHLRTLVTTTTTTSARSTQSLLLNRSIINPSPSTSLFNRYFSADSVDGAVKKRVEDVMPIATGHEREELEAELEGKKLLDIDYPDGPFGTKEKPAVIKSYYDKRIVGCPGGEGEDEHDVVWFWLEKGKPHECPVCTQNFVLEVVGPGGPPDGHGDDDDHHH; from the exons ATGTGGAGAAGACTGGCCTCTTCACACCTCAGAACCCtagtcaccaccaccaccaccacctccgccCGATCCACTCAATCCCTTCTCCTCAATCGATCAATCATCAATCCATCTCCCTCCACTTCTCTCTTCAATCGCTATTTTAGCGCCGATTCAG TGGATGGTGCCGTGAAGAAGAGAGTTGAGGATGTAATGCCTATTGCCACTGGACATGAGCGGGAGGAGCTAGAAGCCGAGCTTGAG GGAAAGAAACTTCTTGATATAGACTATCCCGATGGCCCTTTTGGCACAAAG GAAAAGCCTGCTGTTATCAAGTCCTACTATGACAAGAGAATAGTTGGATGCCCTGGAGGTGAAGGAG AGGATGAGCATGATGTTGTGTGGTTTTGGCTGGAGAAAGGCAAGCCTCATGAATGCCCGGTGTGCACACAGAACTTTGTG CTGGAAGTTGTGGGCCCTGGAGGACCGCCCGATGGACATGGTGACGACGATGATCATCATCACTAA
- the LOC133700358 gene encoding acyl-protein thioesterase 1-like isoform X1 translates to MSYQQHFSMGSGSRPARRNFEFGRTYVVRPKGKHQATIVWLHGLGDNGSSWSQLLENLPLPNLMMQIKWICPTAPTRPVALLGGFPCTAWSDVGEISEDSPDDWEGLDASAAHIANLLSTEPADVKVAIGGFSMGAATAIYSATCAALGQYGNGNAYPINLRAVVGLSGWLPGSRSLRSKVEGSHEAARRAASLPIFLCHGTSDDVVPYNYGEKSAHSLNTAGFRNLIFKSYEGLGHYTVPKEMDEVRNWLTARLGLEGSRS, encoded by the exons ATGAGCTACCAACAACACTTTTCTATGGGTTCTG GTAGTAGACCTGCTAGAAGGAACTTTGAATTTGGGAGGACTTATGTGGTGAGGCCCAAAGGAAAACACCAGGCCACTATAGTTTGGTTACATGGTCTTGGTGACAATGGTTCAAG CTGGTCCCAGCTACTGGAAAATCTCCCTCTTCCAAAT CTCATGATGCAGATTAAATGGATTTGCCCAACTGCTCCTACTCGTCCTGTGGCACTGCTGGGTGGATTTCCTTGCACTGCAT GGTCCGACGTTGGAGAAATTTCAGAAGATAGCCCAGATGACTGGGagggtttagatgcttcagcaGCACATATAGCAAATTTACTGTCTACTGAGCCAGCTGATG TGAAAGTTGCTATTGGAGGCTTCAGTATGGGTGCTGCAACAGCCATTTATTCTGCAACTTGTGCAGCCTTGGGACAATATGGTAACGGTAATGCGTATCCTATCAACCTCAGAGCAGTTGTTGGACTAAGTGGCTGGCTTCCAGGTTCAAG GAGCTTAAGGAGCAAAGTCGAAGGGTCACACGAGGCTGCGAGGCGTGCTGCATCGTTGCCCATTTTTCTTTGCCATGGAACAA GTGATGATGTAGTCCCCTATAACTACGGAGAGAAATCTGCTCACAGCTTGAATACAGCAGGATTCCGAAACCTGATTTTCAAATCTTATGAGgg GCTTGGTCATTACACGGTCCCCAAAGAAATGGATGAGGTTCGCAATTGGCTCACAGCCAGGCTGGGGCTTGAGGGCTCCCGCTCTTAG
- the LOC133700358 gene encoding uncharacterized protein LOC133700358 isoform X2, whose protein sequence is MSYQQHFSMGSGSRPARRNFEFGRTYVVRPKGKHQATIVWLHGLGDNGSSWSQLLENLPLPNIKWICPTAPTRPVALLGGFPCTAWSDVGEISEDSPDDWEGLDASAAHIANLLSTEPADVKVAIGGFSMGAATAIYSATCAALGQYGNGNAYPINLRAVVGLSGWLPGSRSLRSKVEGSHEAARRAASLPIFLCHGTSDDVVPYNYGEKSAHSLNTAGFRNLIFKSYEGLGHYTVPKEMDEVRNWLTARLGLEGSRS, encoded by the exons ATGAGCTACCAACAACACTTTTCTATGGGTTCTG GTAGTAGACCTGCTAGAAGGAACTTTGAATTTGGGAGGACTTATGTGGTGAGGCCCAAAGGAAAACACCAGGCCACTATAGTTTGGTTACATGGTCTTGGTGACAATGGTTCAAG CTGGTCCCAGCTACTGGAAAATCTCCCTCTTCCAAAT ATTAAATGGATTTGCCCAACTGCTCCTACTCGTCCTGTGGCACTGCTGGGTGGATTTCCTTGCACTGCAT GGTCCGACGTTGGAGAAATTTCAGAAGATAGCCCAGATGACTGGGagggtttagatgcttcagcaGCACATATAGCAAATTTACTGTCTACTGAGCCAGCTGATG TGAAAGTTGCTATTGGAGGCTTCAGTATGGGTGCTGCAACAGCCATTTATTCTGCAACTTGTGCAGCCTTGGGACAATATGGTAACGGTAATGCGTATCCTATCAACCTCAGAGCAGTTGTTGGACTAAGTGGCTGGCTTCCAGGTTCAAG GAGCTTAAGGAGCAAAGTCGAAGGGTCACACGAGGCTGCGAGGCGTGCTGCATCGTTGCCCATTTTTCTTTGCCATGGAACAA GTGATGATGTAGTCCCCTATAACTACGGAGAGAAATCTGCTCACAGCTTGAATACAGCAGGATTCCGAAACCTGATTTTCAAATCTTATGAGgg GCTTGGTCATTACACGGTCCCCAAAGAAATGGATGAGGTTCGCAATTGGCTCACAGCCAGGCTGGGGCTTGAGGGCTCCCGCTCTTAG